From the genome of Thermoflexus sp.:
GAACCGGCAACCGGAGATGGGCGGCGGCCTCCAGCGTCCGCCACACCACCCAGTCGTTCAGGGGCTTGTGGGCCAGCCGGAGGCGTTCCCCCCGCTCCGCCTGCCGACGCAGGGCCTGGAAGGCCGCCCGCGCCGCCTCCGGATCCGGGGGCTCGATGGCCAGGCCCGTCCGGTAGGCGACAATGGTCTTGAAGCCCACCACCTCGGGATCCGGTGCGTGAAGGGCCGCCCGGAAAGCCTCCTCGAACGCTTCCCAGGAAGAAAGCGCCCCCATCAACTGCTCGGCCAAGAACTCCACCCGAAGCAGCCGGCGGACCTGCGCGAAGCGGCTGTGCCAGCGGGTCGGCATGACGCGATCCGGCATGAACCCGTCGTCCAGAAGAATCGTCTCGAAGCCCGCGGCCGCGAAGCAGCGCCGGGCCACTTCCTCGAACCCCAGACGCCCGCGCGCCTCGAGGATGGCCTCCAGCCTCGGCTCGCACCCCAGGAGCTCCGCGATCTCCCGCATGCTGCGACGGAAAAAGATCGTCTCCTGCGCGTGACGGGTCACCACCTCGGCGGCATAGCCTTCCGTGAAGGCGGAAGGATAGGCGAAGTCCTTTGCGGATTCCGGCCGCAGCAGGTTGTGGGCATGCTGGTCGACGATGGGGATGGCGGAGAGATCCACCGGGCCCTCCTGGATCAGTAGCGTTCCAGAAGAATTCGCACTTCCTCTTCGTGGGGCATGTCCTTCATCGCCTCCCACTCCGCCCGTCGCACCGCGAGGTAGGAGCGGGCGAGCTCCGGCCCCAGGGCCTGCAGGAGGACCTCATCCTGCTCCAGGGCGGCGATGGCCTCCCCCAGGGTCGAGGGCAGCGGCCGGATCCCTCGAGCCGCCCGCTCGGATTCCGGCAGATCAGCGGGATCCATCTGGACCGGCTCGCCGGGGTCGAGCCCTTTCTCAAGGCCGTCCAGCCCCGCGGCGATCACCGCCCCGAGCGCCAGATAGGGATTGCAGGAGGGATCCACGGTCTTCAGCTCGATGTGGGTGATCGGCCGGCCGGCGGGAGGCTGGGGGACACGAACCGCAGCCTCCCGGTTGCCGTATCCCCAGCAGGTGAAGGCCCCGCTCCAGAAGCGCGGGCGGATCCGTTTGAAGGAATTGGGGCTGGGGGTGGTGAAGGCCATCAGGGCGGGCAGGTGCTGGAGGATCCCGGCGATGAACGCCCGGGCCTCGGCCGAAAGGGCGTCGGGACGGCGGGGGTCCGCGGTGCGGTTGCGATCGCCCCGCCACAGGCTGAAGTGGAGATGGGCGCCGCTGCCCGCTTTATCGGGGAAGATCTTGGGGACGAAGGAGGCGATCAGGCCGTGACGGCGAGCGACCGCGCGGACGGTCTCCCGGAAGACGATCTGGTTGTCGGCCGCCCGCAGGGCTTCCGCATACCGGATCGGCATCTCGAACTGGCCCGGACCGGATTCCGCGTAGATCATCTCCGGCACGATCCCCTGGGCCTCCAGGGCAGCGGTGAGCTCCTCGAGCAACAGCGCCGCGGCGTCCAGGGCGGCCGTCTGAGCGAAAACCGTCGCATCCGCCGGGAGCACCGAATCCCCCTCCCGCCGGAGCAGATAGAATTCGTTCTCGAAGGCGGCCATGATGCGCCATCCGCGACGCCCCGCCTGTTCGATCATCCGGCGGAGGAACGAGCGCGGGCAATGGGACCATGGCGCATCTCCCTCGTAGATATCCGTGAGCACCCGAGCATGGCCGGGGGCGTAGGGCAGGGGGGTGAAAGTGGACCAGTCCGCCCGCATATGGACCTCGCCGGCGGGGGTGAGCCCGGAACCGGGGGCGAGGGCGTCCATCATCACCGGGAGAGCCTGCTGAGCGGCCGCGATGCCCACCCCTGCTCCCTCCAGGTAGTCCTCCAGGAAAGCTGTGTGGACAGCCTTGGCCCGGATGAGGCCGGCGTTGTCACACCAGATGAAACGCACATAGCGGATCTGGTGGGTGCGGATCGCGGCGAGAACCTCGCTCTTCCCAGACGCCATGTTCCTGGCCTCCCTCCAGTCAGGTGGGGTGAAGCAACAACGACGAACGATCACCCGGTCCAGGGCAGGGCCAAGCCTGCCCCGGACCGGACGCCAGAGAACCTTCGCTCAGGGGGCGGGGACCTTCTGAGGGACACGCTCGGCGGCCAGGGTGAACTTCCCGCCCTTCACCTCGATCACCGTCACTCCCTTCTGCGGGATATGAGATTGGGGCGAGTAACGGATCACCCCGGTGACCGCCGGGAAGTCCCGGATGCTCTCCAGCGCCTTTTTGATCGCCTGGCCATCGGTGGAGCCGGCGCGTCGGATGGCCTCCGCCAGCACATACACGGCGTCGTAACCCAGGGCGGCGAAGACCGCCTCCGGCTCCGTCCCGTATTTCTGCTTGTAGGCGGCGACAAATTTCCGCACCCGCTCGTTCGGCGAGTCGGCGGCGAGCAGGGAGTGAGTGGTGAAGAACACGTTCTCAGCTGCGGATCCGGCCACCTGGATCAGCAAAGGAGTGTCATACCCATCACCGCCGACGATCGGCCCGGTGATGCCGGCGTTGCGGAACTGCTTCACAATGGTCCCCACATCGTCAGGCAGGGCCGCGATGTAATAGAAGGCCGGCTGCTGGGAAAGGGCCTTCACCTTGGCGATCTGGGCCGAGAAATCCTTGTCGCCGGACTGGTAGGTGTCCTCCAGCACGATGGTGCCGCCCAGCTCGGTGAAGCGCTCCTTGAAGTATTTGGCCAGCACCGTCGTGTATTCGGCCCCCTTATCCCACAGCAGATAGGCGGTCTTGCCGAACTTCTCGAAGGCGAACTCCGCCCCCACCGCGGCCTGCACGTTATCCCCGAAGGGGGCCAGGAAGAGCATATCCCCCACCTGCCCCGGCAGGCGCGGCGAGGTGGCCCCTACCGTGATGAAGGGGATCCCAGCTCGCTGGCAGATCGGGCCGGCCGCCAGGACGTAGTCCGAATCGTTGAAGCCGATGACGGCCACCACCTTATCCTGCTCGATCAGCTGGGTGACAACGGTGGCCGCCGTGGCCGGGTCCGTTTTGGTATCGCGGATCAGCAGTTCGATGGGGCGGCCCATCACACCGCCGGCGGCGTTGATCTCCTCAGCGGCCAGCCGGGCCCCATTGGCTGCCGGGACATCGATCGAGGCCATTCCGCCGGTCAGATTGAAGGGCGCGCCGATGCGGATCGGCGCGCCGCCCCCAGGCGGGGAGGCTGGAGGGACGGTCGGGGTGAGGGCAGGAGGCGGGGCCGCTGGCTGACAGGCAGCCGCCGCGAGGAGGAAAACCAGAACCGGAGCCATCCATGGACGTAGCGGGCGCATGGCTATCCCTCCTTCAATTCAGGATCTGCCTTCCGAACGCGCGGAGCTTCCAGGGCTGTTTTCCGTCGTGTGAGCCAGCGCTCCAGGCGTTCAGCGATGGCCTCGAATCGGAGCTCGTGATCGCCCAGCAACCCCTGACGGCGGAAAGTCATCAACAACATCAGCAGCACGGCCAGGCCGATCTGGCTCAGGCCGTAGAGGGGGCCGATCGTGAGGGAACCGACGGCGAGTCCCGGCTCCAGGTTTCGGAGCGCCTCCGTGGCGGCCATCACCAGCAGCGTCCCAAGGATCGATCCGGTGACGCTGCCCATCCCCCCCACGATCATCATCACGATGATCTCGAAGGTCTTGGAGAAATAAAAGGCGTTCGGAGAGAAGGCGGTGAGGAAATGGGCCCACAGCCCTCCGGCGATCCCCGTAAAAAAGGCGCTGATCCCGAAGGCGAGCAGCCGCATCTGACCGATGGACACCCCCACGCTTTTCGCGGCCCATGGATCGTCACGGGCGGCTATGAGCCGCAGGCCCAGGGGCGAATGCTTCAGGCGCCAGGCGATATAGACGTTTAAAAGGGCCCACATGGCTGCCCAGCCCATGGTGGTGAACGGAGGCACGCCCGTGAACGTGCGGGTACCCCGGGTGAAGGCCTCGGCGTTGATCAGGACCACCCGCGTGATCACCAGGAAGCCCAGGGTGGCCACAGCAACGAAGTGCCCGCTCAGCCGCAGAACCGGGATGCCGATCAGGAGGGCGACGATCGCCGCAACCAGGCCCCCCAGGATGAGCGCTGGAAGGAAGGGCAGGGCGATCGAGGCCAGCGGAGCAGGCAAATCGGGCAGATTGACCGCCTTCTGGTTAACCGGAAGCGTCAGGATGGCAGAAGCGTAGGCGCCCAGGGCCATGAAGCCGATGTGACCCAGGGAGAACACGCCGGTGAACCCGGTGAAGAGGTTCAGGCTCACCACCAGCATCAGGTTGATCAGGAACAGGATAGCGAGGCGCTGAAGGTAAGCGTTCCCCCCGCGGTCCAGCGCCAGATAGGCGCCGGTGAGCAACAACACCAGGAAACCTCGCAGCGCCCAGCTCCATTCCCGTCGGATCGAAGGGCCGATCATCTCACACCCGCTCCGCTTCCAGATAGCCCAGCACGCCGCCTGGTCGCACCAGGAGGATCAGGATCAGGATCCCATAAACCAGGGCATCCCGATAACCCACCACTCCGGCAGGCAGGAGGCCCTGGAGCGCGATCTCCAGAGCGCCCAGGAGATAGCCTCCCAGCACCGCCCCCGGGATCGTTCCGAAGCCGCCGATCACGCAGGCCACGAAGGCTTTCAGAACCGGCTCAAAACCCATCCCCGGGTTGATGGTCCCCACGTGGGCGGTCCAGAACAGAACGGCCAGGCCGGCCATAGCCGACCCGATGGCGAAGGCCAGCACCGTGACCTTCCCGATCTCGATGCCCAGGAGTTGCGCGGCCGTGGGGTTCTCCGCCGCCGCCCGCATCGCCAGGCCCAGGCGGGTCCGGGTCACAAAGAGCCCCAGCCCGCCCAGCGCGAGCAACGCCCCCCCGAACGCCCAGAGATGGATGGACGGCAGGAACAGGTTCCCGCCCGGGTGGAAGACCCGGGTAAGAACTTCGGGCATGGGGAAGGGGCGGGATCGCGGGGAGAACAACAGGATGGCCACGTTCTCCAGGAGGACCGCCACCGCGAAGGAGTTGAGCAGCAGCACCACATCCGGGGCGCCCCGCACCGGCCGGTAAGCGATCCGCTCCATGAGCACGCCCAGGGCCGCCGCGCCGGCGATGGCGCCGAGCGCCACGAGCGGGAAGGGCATCCCCTGTTGAAGCAGGAGGAGGCCGATGTAAGCGCTGGCCATCATCACCGTCCCGTGGGCGAAGTTGATCAGCCGCATCACGCCGAAGACCATAGCCAGGCCGACGGCCATCAGGGCATACTGGCTGCCCAGCCCCAGGGCGTTGATCAGCTGCTGGATCCAGAACTCCGGGGAGCTGAGGGCCTGCATCCGATCTCCCCCTTCAGCGACCGAGATAAATACGGATCAGATCCGGGTTTTCCCGCAGGCGATGGGCGGCATCCGCCAGGACCAGCCGGCCGGCCTCCAGCACGTAGGCGCGGTCAGCGATCTCCAGGGCTTTCTCCGCGTTCTGCTCGACGATCAGCATCGTCAGCCCCTGGGCCTTCAACTGCGCCAGCGCCTCAAAGACTTCCTCCACCACGCGCGGAGCCAGTCCCAGCGATGGCTCGTCCAGCAGGAGGACCTCCGGGTCGGCCATGAGGGCGCGGGCGATGGCCAGCATTTGTTGCTGGCCACCGGAGAGCAGGCCCGCCGGGTGATGCAGGCGTTCCTTCAACATCGGGAAGAGGTCGAGGGCCCGCTCCAGGTTGCGGCGTTCCCGAGCCGGATCCCGCAGCCGATAGCCACCCAGGATCAGGTTCTCCCGAACCGTCAGGTTTTTGAAAATCTGGCGGCCCTCGGGGCACTGGATGATCCCCAACCGGGCGATGGTTGCAGGAGGGCGCCCGGTGATCTCATCGCCCCGATACAGCACCTGGCCCCGCACCGGTCGCAGAAGGCCGGAGATCACCCGCAGCGTGGTGGTCTTGCCCGCCCCATTCGGCCCCAGCAGGGCCACCACTTCACCGGGCCCGAGGGTCAGGGACAGGCCGTGCAGGGCGCGGATCGCCCCGTAAGCGGCCTCGAGATTACGCAGCTCCAGAACGGCCGGGCCGTCCAAGGAAGGCCTCCAGAACCAGGGGATTGTGGCGGATCTCCTCCGGGGTCCCCTCGGCGAGCAGGGCGCCGGAGCTCAGCACGTGCAGGCGCGGGCAGAAACGCATCACCACCGGCATGTCATGGGCGACCATCACAATCGCCATCCGCCGCGCCCGGTGCAGCCGGCTCAGCAGATCGATCAGCGCCTCGCTCTCCTCCGGGTGTAGTCCGGCCGTCGGCTCATCCAGCAGGAGCAGCGAAGGTTCCAGGGCCAGGGCGCGGGCGATCTCCACCCGTCGCTGGTCTCCATAAGAGAGCGCGCTGGACGGCCGATGGGCCAGATGGGCGATCCCCATTTGCTCCATCAGCGCCATCGCCCGTTCTCGCAGCTCCCGAACCCGTCGATGCCCGGGTCCGAACCCGAAGAGCGTGGATAGCACATCCGGAGGATAGTGGGCTGTCATGGCCACCATCACGTTTTCCAGAGCCGTCAGGGAGGGGAACAACCGGATGTTCTGAAACGTGCGGGCGATCCCCAGCTTCGGGATGTAATGGGTGGGGAGGCGCGTGAGATCTCGCCCGCGGAAGCGAATGGATCCTCCATCCGGCCGGATGAAGCCGCTCAGCAGGTTGATCAGGGTCGTCTTGCCCGCACCGTTCGGCCCGATCACCCCCAGGATCTCCCCCTCCTGAAGGGTCAGCCGGTAATCCCGCAACGCCACCACCCCCTGGAACCGCTTGGTTAAGCCCTCAACCGCCAGTAAGGGGATCGGGGGGGACGAGATCCCCGTCCCTTCCCGCAGGGGGTTCCCCATCGTATGGGGCGGGACAACCGATGCCGATCCCATGGCCTGACCCTCTCGACGACTTAATGCACAAATGTGAATATATGTTCAATTTTGACTTATTGTATGGGGGTGGGGGGAATTTGTCAAGCGTCCCTCTTGAAAAACCATGGCTTTCCGATCTCCAGAAACGCACCGTTAACCCTCTCTGGGGAGAATCCCGGGGTGTCGAAAACTTGACCTTCCCGTTAACCGGAAGGTTTATCCTGGCGTTGAACGAGGTAGGGGGATGCCCTAAAAAATCCTGGAGATCAGGAGGTGCGGGATGGTCGCTTCTCTCCCCATGCGAATTGGCGGCATGCACTGCTCGCTGTGCGAATCTTCCATCCGCCGTGCTCTCTCGCGTCTCCCGGGCGCTCTGGAGGTCCATGTCAGCGTGGCGCACGGCGAGGCGCTGGTGCACTACGATCCGGAGCGGGCGCGGCCGGAGGATTTCCACCGGGCGCTAAAAGCGCTGGGCTTTACGGTGGAGCCCCCCGATGAAGCCGCAGCCCTCGCCCGGGAGGAGATGGAGCTTCGAAATGCGAGGCGGAAGGCGGGATGGGCGGGCCTCGCGCTGGCGATCGGGAGCGGCCTGATGGGCCTTCGCTTCCTCGCCGGCCCTCATCCGCTCGGGATGGCCGGGATGAGCATACTAGCTCTGGCGATGGCTCTGGGCCCGGCCCGCTTCATCATGCGCAATGGCCTTCAGGCCCTGCGCCGTCGAATCCTCAACCAGGACGTGCTGGTCTCAGCCGCGGCTTTGGCGGGCCTGATCGGCGGGGGGTTAGGCGTGCTGGATCCATCCTTTCCGGCCAGCGCCTTCCTGGGCGCCACCGTCTTCGTGCTGGCCTTCCACGTGATCGGCGGCTACTTCTCCGTTCGAGTGCATGTGCAGGCCTCCCAGGCGGTGCGCCGTTTACTTCGGCTTCAGCCCGAGGAGGCCACCCGGATCCGGCCGGATGGAAACGAGGAAACGGTTCCGGCTTCATGGCTGCGGCCCGGGGATCTCATCCGGGTGCGCCCGGGGGAACGGATCCCAGCCGATGGGATTGTGCGCGCGGGCACCTCCGCGGTCGATGAAAGCTTGCTCACGGGAGAACCCCGGCCGCGCGATCGGCTGCCTGGCGATCCGGTGATCGCCGGGTCGATCAACCAGAGCGGCGCCCTGATGGTGGAGGTGACCCGCGTGGGGGAGGAGACCTTTCTGCGCCAGATCGCCCGGCTGGTGGCGGAAGCTCGGGCGATGAAACCCGGGATCCTCCGTCTGATCGATCGGGTGCTTCTGATCTATGTCCCCGCGGTTTTCGTCGCAGCCCTGGCTGGCTTCCTGCTCTGGACCGTGGGCCCGGTGCTGACGGGAAGGGGGCCGGATCTGACCCGCGCCCTCTTCGCGCTGCTGACCGCGCTGGTGATGGGATATCCATGCGCTCTGGGCATGGCCACCCCGCTGGCGATGATCCGGACCAGCGGGGAAGCGGCCGCGCGGGGCATCCTGATGCGTTCCCCGGAGGCTTTTCACGCCCTCAAAGTCGTAAAAGCCGTTCTTCTCGATAAGACGGGAACGTTGACCGAGGGCCAGCCGGCCTTGATGGCGGCGATCCCTCTGATCGGGGATGAGCGGGAGCTGCTGCGATGGGCGGCGGAGGCGGAGCTCCCTTCGGAGCATCCTCTGGCCCGAACGATCGCGGCCGCTGCTCGTGCTCGCGGGATCCCGCTCTCCGAGCCCGAGGCCTTCGTCGCCTTCCCGGGTCGGGGCGTGATCGCGCGCGTGAGGGGCCATGAAGTCCGGGTGGGAACGATGGCTTTCCTGAATGAACAGGGGCTGGATGGGACGGCTGCCCTTCCGGCGCTGGCCGCCCAGGAGGCGAAGGGTCGGACCACCGTGCTGGTGGCGGTGGATCAAAGGGTGATGGGGATCCTGGTCTTTGGGGATCCTCTGAAGCCGGACGCTGCCGAGGCGGTGGTCGCATTGCGTCGTTTGGGCGTGGAGCCTATGCTGGTTTCCGGGGATAATCCGGGGGCCGTCCGCGCGGTCGCGGAAGCTCTGGACATCGCTCGAGCATGGGCAGGGCTCCTTCCTCAGGAGAAGATTGAGATCGTCCGGCAGCTCCAGCGTTCGGGGCTGCGGGTCGCATTCGTCGGGGATGGGATCAACGATGCGCCGGCTCTGATGCAGGCGGATATCGGTATCGCCATCGGGACGGGGACCGACATCGCCCTGGAGGCGGCGGACGTCGTGATCGTCGGAAAGCGCCTGCACGCCCTGGCGGAGGCCCTCCAGCTTGCCCAGCCCAGTTATCGGCTCGCGGCCACGAATGTGGGGCTGGCCCTGGGCTTCAACGGCATCGGCGTGCTAGCCGCCCTCACGGGGCGCGTGGATCCGATATGGGCCATGCTGGCGATGGGGCTCAGCGTCTCCACGGTGTGGCTCCGATCGGTCTCCGCCCGTTTGCTTGAATCCTGAGAGGGCTCCGAGGAGGCGCAGGGAATGCGGTCGAGGGACGGTCAGCGAACGTGGCGGATTGGTGAGCTGGCGGCGGAACTGGGGATGAACCCGCGGACGCTGCGCTATTATGAGGCGATCGGCCTGATCCCTCCACCGCGCCGGACATCCTCCGGCTACCGGCTGTATGGGAGCGCGGAGCGGGAGCGCTTGCGTTTCATCTGCAAAGCCCGGGCGATCGGGCTGAGCCTTTCTGAGATCCGGGAGATCCTGCGGCTCCGGGATGCCGGGCGAGAACCATGCGAGCATGTCATCGCCATGCTGGATCGGAAGATCGCCGACCTCGACCGGCAGATCCGGGCGCTGGAGCGCTTCCGACGCGAGCTTCAGGCGTTGCGCCGGCGAGCGGCTCGAAGGGCTCACCGCCACGGGGCGATCTGCGGGATCATTGAGCATGCCGCATGAACCTGGGGGCAGGGGAAAGAGCTTCCCCTGCCCCCTCTTCTACTCCTCCACCTCGGCGGCCACCTGGGCCAGCTCCTCCGCCGTCACCGCCTCCACGTTGTAACGGGCCAGCCCATCGCGGATGCGAGCCATCACCTCATCAAAGGACATCGTCACGATCCGCTTGCGGCGGATCGGATTCACCTGAGAAAGCACGGCCTGCTTGAGGAAGGGATAGCGGATCCCTTTCTCATGCAGGGCCTCCAGGATGGGTTCCACCAGCTGGTCAATGGTCTCAATAACCTGCGCCCGGCGCTCCCGCTCCCCGATCGCTTCCCGCATCGGCAGATCCAGGAAGCGATCGACCTTGCGCAGGATCGGCACATAGCCGGCCCCGGCGAACCGTTCTTTCCGGTCATACAGGATGCCCAGGGTGATCAGATAGGCCTCCTCAAACTGGAAGGCGAAAGTTCGTTCTGGCGCCTCTGGATGCTCCTCCCGGAGGGTTCGATACATCCGGAGGACCTCCAGCGCCTTCTCCCGGAGGTTGTGGGCCTTCTCTGTGTTGAGGCCGAGGATGTGATAGGCCACCGACGGATCCGGGATCAGGATGGCCATAATGGTCCGGGCTCCCAGCTGGGCCATCGCCTCCCGCCGGTGATTGCCGTTGGGGGTCCAGTAGCGGCCATCCGGCGTTCGGACGGCCACGATGGGGTCAATGAAGCGGCCGATCTCCCGAATGACCGATTTCAGCCGCTCCACATGGTGAGGGGAAAGATCCCGCTGGTAGGGGGTGGGCTCCACGCGATCCAGCGGCAGCTCCACCAGGAGTTGCCAGCGGCGGGCGTAGGGCTCTGGATAAGCCGCCCACACGATGCCGCCATCCGCCTCCACCTGCCGGATGAATTGCTGGATCTCCTCGGGAACTTCCCGGAACATGGCCATCCCCTCCGGCGAGGGATGCAGCGCACGACCGAATCCAGAACGCCTGAGGGCGGATGTTTCCTCTCTGGATCCAGCGAGCCGCGGAAGGAGGGATTCGATCAGGATGGGAAGCGAGATCGGCTCCCGCCAAAATTATACCAGCTTTACAAATCCCCCTCTGGAAGAGCGAGAAAGGGAATGATGGGTCACGAAAACCACTCTGAGGGCCTGGCGGGGGTTTCCAATCCGCGCCCGGCCCCGGCAGCACGCCCTTGTCCGAACCCATGTTCGGATTTCAGCCGCTTAGGAAGTGGAGCCCTTCCGCGATCCGCATTAAAATAACCGTGTGGATCCTAAACCGGGAGGTGCATCATGGCGCACACCCTTCCTCCGCTTCCATACCCCTATGATGCGCTGGAGCCTTACATTGATGCCCAGACCATGGAAATCCACCACACCCGGCATCACCAGGCTTATGTGAACAACCTCAACGCCGCCCTGGAGAAATACCCGGAGCTCCAGGACGTGCCGGTGGAAACCCTCCTGCGGAACCTTCCCAGCGTCCCCGAGGACATCCGGGAGACGGTGCGCAACAACGGCGGGGGCCACCTGAATCACAGCATGTTCTGGACCTTGATGAAACCCGGCGGGGGCGGGGAGCCCACCGGCGCTCTGGCGGAGGCGATCGCCAAGGCCTTCGGTAGCTTCGCCAACTTCAAGGACCTCTTCACCAAGGCGGCCATGGGCCGGTTCGGCAGCGGCTGGGCCTGGCTCAGCATGACGGCCTTCGGCAAGCTGGTGGTGCATTCCACCCCGAACCAGGACAACCCGGTGATGGAAGGCCTCATCCCGCTGCTGGGCCTGGACGTCTGGGAGCACGCTTACTACCTGAAATACCAGAACCGGCGGGCGGACTACGTGCAGGCCTGGTGGAACGTGGTCAACTGGGATCAGGTGGCGGCCAACTACGCCAAAGCCCTCGAAGCGATCCGTGCCGGCGCCCGGGCCTGAACTCCCATGCGAGGAAGAGGCGCCGTCCGAAGATCCGCGAGCCCGGTCCGAGAAGGCCGGGCTCGCGCTGGTTTTCCATGGCGCCCGGTTGCCGGGAGGCCCAAAGGCATGCCAGGATGAACACGAGGACGTTCGGGAGGGGTTTCGAATGGGCTACGCGCCGCTGACCCTCCAGGGGGTCGCACGGCGGATCCGGGAGGCTCTGACGGATCCCGAAGGGGGAGAAGCGGACGCCTGGCTGCCGATCCGGGAGTTCCTGGACGATTTCCGCGCCGCTGCCCCGGAGGTCCGGCAGGCCATGATCGAGGCCCGCCCGGAGCCCACCGGGGACCCCCGTTTCGACGCCTACCTGGCGGCCCTGGCCGAGCATCTGGCCATCCATCACAACCTGAGGGTCCCGGAGTGGGTTGAGGAGCCCGGGCGGTTTCTGGATCGCTGGTGGTTCCCCACCCGCTTCCGCAGCCTGCATGCGATGGCCCTGGTGGAGAGTCCGGCCTCCTTCCGGCGACGGGGGATTTTTATCGACCACACCGAATTCGAGCGCTGCTGAACCATGAACCGCGAGGAGATCCTGGACACGCTGCGGCGCCTGGCCACTTTTCTTCATGAGCGAGGCATTCAGGGTGATCTGTATCTGGTGGGTGGCGCAGCGATGGCCGTAGCCTACAACGCGCGACGGTCGACACGGGATGTCGCTGCGATCTTCGAGCCCAAAATGGAGATTTACCAGGCCGCACGTCAGGTGGCAGACGAAATGGGCTTGCCCGAAGGCTGGTTGAACGATGCGGTAAAAGGCTTCGTCGGAATGGAAAAGCCCGATCCGCAGCCGCTCCCTGTCCTGGATGAACCCGGTCTTCGCGTGATGGCTGCTTCTCCACGGCATCTTCTGGCCATGAAGCTGCTGGCAGCCCGACGGGAAGATGAAGAGGACATCCGTTACCTGCTCGATATGTTGAACATCCGGCGTCCAGCGGAGGCTTTCCGGATCCTGCTGGAGACTTACCCGGAGGCCCGGATTCCTCCGAGGGCGCGCTTTCTGGTCGAAGAGATTCTGGGACCCGAGGAGAGCCAGAATGAAAAGCCCATGTCCTGTCATCCTGAGGAGGGATAAACCATGGCTTCCCTACATGAGCTCCGCGCCCGCGGCCAGTC
Proteins encoded in this window:
- a CDS encoding cation-translocating P-type ATPase — protein: MVASLPMRIGGMHCSLCESSIRRALSRLPGALEVHVSVAHGEALVHYDPERARPEDFHRALKALGFTVEPPDEAAALAREEMELRNARRKAGWAGLALAIGSGLMGLRFLAGPHPLGMAGMSILALAMALGPARFIMRNGLQALRRRILNQDVLVSAAALAGLIGGGLGVLDPSFPASAFLGATVFVLAFHVIGGYFSVRVHVQASQAVRRLLRLQPEEATRIRPDGNEETVPASWLRPGDLIRVRPGERIPADGIVRAGTSAVDESLLTGEPRPRDRLPGDPVIAGSINQSGALMVEVTRVGEETFLRQIARLVAEARAMKPGILRLIDRVLLIYVPAVFVAALAGFLLWTVGPVLTGRGPDLTRALFALLTALVMGYPCALGMATPLAMIRTSGEAAARGILMRSPEAFHALKVVKAVLLDKTGTLTEGQPALMAAIPLIGDERELLRWAAEAELPSEHPLARTIAAAARARGIPLSEPEAFVAFPGRGVIARVRGHEVRVGTMAFLNEQGLDGTAALPALAAQEAKGRTTVLVAVDQRVMGILVFGDPLKPDAAEAVVALRRLGVEPMLVSGDNPGAVRAVAEALDIARAWAGLLPQEKIEIVRQLQRSGLRVAFVGDGINDAPALMQADIGIAIGTGTDIALEAADVVIVGKRLHALAEALQLAQPSYRLAATNVGLALGFNGIGVLAALTGRVDPIWAMLAMGLSVSTVWLRSVSARLLES
- a CDS encoding heavy metal-responsive transcriptional regulator, which codes for MRSRDGQRTWRIGELAAELGMNPRTLRYYEAIGLIPPPRRTSSGYRLYGSAERERLRFICKARAIGLSLSEIREILRLRDAGREPCEHVIAMLDRKIADLDRQIRALERFRRELQALRRRAARRAHRHGAICGIIEHAA
- a CDS encoding ParB/RepB/Spo0J family partition protein; translated protein: MFREVPEEIQQFIRQVEADGGIVWAAYPEPYARRWQLLVELPLDRVEPTPYQRDLSPHHVERLKSVIREIGRFIDPIVAVRTPDGRYWTPNGNHRREAMAQLGARTIMAILIPDPSVAYHILGLNTEKAHNLREKALEVLRMYRTLREEHPEAPERTFAFQFEEAYLITLGILYDRKERFAGAGYVPILRKVDRFLDLPMREAIGERERRAQVIETIDQLVEPILEALHEKGIRYPFLKQAVLSQVNPIRRKRIVTMSFDEVMARIRDGLARYNVEAVTAEELAQVAAEVEE
- a CDS encoding superoxide dismutase — translated: MAHTLPPLPYPYDALEPYIDAQTMEIHHTRHHQAYVNNLNAALEKYPELQDVPVETLLRNLPSVPEDIRETVRNNGGGHLNHSMFWTLMKPGGGGEPTGALAEAIAKAFGSFANFKDLFTKAAMGRFGSGWAWLSMTAFGKLVVHSTPNQDNPVMEGLIPLLGLDVWEHAYYLKYQNRRADYVQAWWNVVNWDQVAANYAKALEAIRAGARA
- a CDS encoding DUF6036 family nucleotidyltransferase, translating into MNREEILDTLRRLATFLHERGIQGDLYLVGGAAMAVAYNARRSTRDVAAIFEPKMEIYQAARQVADEMGLPEGWLNDAVKGFVGMEKPDPQPLPVLDEPGLRVMAASPRHLLAMKLLAARREDEEDIRYLLDMLNIRRPAEAFRILLETYPEARIPPRARFLVEEILGPEESQNEKPMSCHPEEG